From one Mercenaria mercenaria strain notata unplaced genomic scaffold, MADL_Memer_1 contig_832, whole genome shotgun sequence genomic stretch:
- the LOC123538314 gene encoding uncharacterized protein LOC123538314 — protein MTQDWNRTETTEVSICVEELHGKKHVFDGVAPSDSAETLMSKIERKTKVPKHEFVLFCNGRIVEEKQTLKDYDIYTSSILLLRQKRKGKETSVSCDLRQIVWNKFDHYYKKIQNLVNKFPQFFEDTTRMLSEKDFSRISKAIGDGWQSLGMELGLDKIKLEHITANNQTLEMKIVDMLTQWSRQKPSEAKAGNLYSAIKNCTDLSCNLETLKSIVLGV, from the exons ACTGGAATCGAACAGAAACGACTGAAGTTAGTATCTGTGTGGAGGAACTTCACGGGAAAAAACATGTGTTTGACGGAGTAGCACCTTCTGATTCCGCTGAAACACTGATGTCCAAAATTGAACGAAAAACTAAGGTTCCCAAACatgaatttgttttattctgtAATGGGAGAATAGTTGAAGAAAAACAAACGTTAAAAGATTATGATATCTACACATCATCAATCCTCCTTCTACGCCAGAAAAGGAAAG GGAAGGAAACAAGTGTATCATGTGACCTCCGGCAGATTGTGTGGAACAAATTTGATCATTACTACAAAAAGATTCAAAATCTGG TCAATAAATTTCCACAATTCTTCGAAGACACAACTCGCATGCTTTCCGAAAAGGACTTCAGTAGGATATCCAAAGCGATTGGAGACGGCTGGCAGTCTCTAGGAATGGAATTAGGGTTAGATAAAATTAAACTAGAACATATTACAGCTAATAACCAAACTTTGGAAATGAAAATTGTTGACATGCTAACACAATGGAGTCGTCAGAAACCGTCAGAGGCTAAAGCTGGAAATCTTTATAGTGCCATTAAAAACTGCACCGATTTGAGCTGTAACTTGGAAACATTAAAGAGCATTGTTCTTGGAGTTTGA